The window CGCCGGGGCGCTTATTCCTCGTCCGGCACCTCCGGGAGGACGAAGGCACTGGCGGGACCCAACTCGTGCATGAACAGGATGCCTCCGTGCGGACGCGCGATGTCGGCCCGCTCGAATACGAAATCGAAGAGCTCGTCGGCCGTTGCGGCAGGCACGACGATGGAAACCACCTCCTTTTCCGACTGCGCGCCGATGCCGCGATAGGCCAGCGGCGTAATGCGCCCGACGCCGCGTGCGGACTTGACGCTGGCGCGGAGTATGTCCTTCTCCTTGCGCAAGATTTCCAGCAGCCCCGCGGCGACGCCCTTGGGCAAAATACAGAGCAACAGTTTGCAAGGCGCCTCCCGGTTCATTCGCCGCCCTCCCCGGCCGGCTGGCGGGCAAGGCGCTCGGCGATCTCGCGCGGGACGTAGGTGGCCGCCTTCTCCAGCGGCGTCACGTAGATAAAACCCATGCCGGGCGTATCCAGTTTCCCCGCCGCGTACATCCTCTCGAAGATGCGATCCACCTGGTCATTGGCCACCACGATCATGATCACCTCTTTCTCGACCTCCACCGTGACCCCGAATACCCCCAACCGCTCGCGCACGCCGGTACCGCGGGCGAAATAGACGGTCGCTCCCTGCGCGCCGGCGTCCTGAGCGGCCGTTACGATGGCATCGGCCGCGCCGCGCTGAACGATACAGGTGATCAGCGCCGCGTCGGTCAGTACCGTGACATTGCGCGTACTCATGTCGTTGCCTCCATCGCCTCGGATTGGGTGTATTCGCGGCGGCGGCGCAGCCGGATGGACCAGCGGATCCACAAGCCGGTGGCCAGCACCGACAGGATCGGACCGATGGAGGCCATTGCCAGGATGCCGAAGCCCTCAATGGCGCCCACTGCGTTGCCCAGCCCCAAACCCATGGCCAACACCAGGGGGACGGTCACGGGGCCGGTGGTCACGCCGGCACTGTCCCAGGCGATATTGACGAACTCTTCGGTGGACAGCGCGGTCAGCACCAGCGCCGCCCCGTAACCGGGAACGATCAGCCAGTGGATGGGGATGGAGAATACGATCTTGAGTACGCCCAGCGCGATGCCAGTGCCGACGCCGAAGGAAACGGCGTACATCAGCGCGGCCTTGCGGAAAGCGCCGTTGCTCAAACTCTCTACGGTATGCCCGAGCGCATTGAGCGCCGGTTCGGCGAGCGTCGCGCCAAACCCGAGCAGCCAGGAGAACAAGATGGCGATGCCGATGCCGAAAGCGAAGGCGTACAGCGGCGATTCGCTCACGGCATCAATCCGGGTAAAGGCCGCCGGCACGAGGCTGCCCGATTGCCCGCCCAGTTTGGCCAGGCCGTAGCTGAGCCCCACGCCGAAGACCACCATGCCGAGCACAGCGAGCACGATGCCGTAGGCGATGGTGCCGGGCTGGCGCACCCGCTCACGCAGCACCGCAAGCATGACGACCAGCAAAAAGACGACCAGGGGAACGATGGCGCGCACGCCGAGTATCGTTTCCGCATAAGGGGTGCGTTCGTACCAATGCGGCGCCGTGCCGTCCGGCGCCGCGCTCCGCGCCATTTCGATAATATCCTGCGGCGAACTGCCCGCCGCCACCGTGATCGCCAGCAGATATACCGCGACGATGGGAAACAGCGAGGCCAGGGTCACGATCCCGAAACCGGACAGCGAAGAGCTGCCCTTGCCCGCCGCCGCCGCGATGCCGATACCGAGCGACAGCACCAGCGGCACGGTTACCGGGCCGGTGGTGACCGCGCCGCAATCCCAGGCCAGTCCCATCGTCTTGGCCAGTTCTTCGTCGCCGGCGACATAAATCGTCAGCGCCAACAGCGGGGCGACGCTCAGGTAGATCAACGGCTTTAAACTCCAACCGCGGATAAAGCGCAGGGTGCCCAGAACCGCCGCCAGACCGACGCCGGCGCCGACCATCAGCACCAGCGTATCGGCGTGAAAATTGAGCAGCGCGTAAAGATAGGGCGCCCTTTCCGCCTGGACGATGGCGCCGGCCGCCTTGAGCGCGCCAATGGCGGGTTCGGCGAAAGTTACCCCGATGCCGAGCAGAAACGCGACGGTCAGCACGACCGGCAGGCGCGATTTCTTCGGCAGCACGTTGCCGATGGTCTCCCCAAAGGGCATCAGCCCAACCTTCAGCCCCTCCATAAACAGCATCAGCCCGACGATCACCGACAGCAGACCGGCAACGATCACCCATGAATCGGTGACGCTTTGCTGCAGAATCAGCAGCTGGAACAGGATCAGGTACGCCGCCAGCTGGATCACCACCCGCGCCTGTTCCCAAAAGCGCGTACCTATATAAGGGCGCAACAGGCGGTACATGTCTATCGGCCGCAGCCGCAGCTGCGACGGCCGGTACGGCAATTCCCGGCCCTGCGCGTCGTGCTCGATCGCCGGAATCAGCGCGCTGTAGCTTAGTTGGCGCTGGTGCAGCGTCAATTCCCGCACCAAGGCGCCGAAACGTATTTTGCGTGCCATAAATCCGATTACCGTATCCGCGATTCCCGATTCCCGTATCCGCGGGCCGTCCCCGGTTCGTCTCCCGTGCAAGCCCCCGCGCGCCAGCGGCAACAGACGCGGCACCAGGCTGGCCAGTGCCTTCCCCGATATGGAGACATTATAAGCGGCGTTGCGCTAGCGCGGATATTGCACGATCGTCCCCGAGCATTCGTTCGCGCTGGATTTTGCCCTCACCCCAACCCTCTCCCGGAGGGAGAGGGAGAAGAGGGCGCCCTTTCTTCACTTCCCTCTCCCTTTGGGAGAGGGACCGAGGGTGAGGGCGGAAAACGGCTCAGGCCCAGTCCGACAGGCTACTAGCGCGGATAGGCAGCGAAAGGGCGGCGGCTCCGCCGCCTTCCCGGTGGCTTGTTTCGCTACAGTCGCAACCCGAAAGATGCTCGTTTCTCCATAAGCTTCATTTGCTCGGCTTCGATGGTCACAGGCTTTTTATAGGTGGCCACATAGTTCGTCACTAGAGCTTCGAGCATCGGGTTGCGATTCTTCTCCTTTGCTCCCAAATGATAGAAATGTTCGCGAGTCAGATATGGGTACCGGGCCCAAATTGTGGATAAATTCTCGTTTTTCCTAAAGTCGTTACTATGCCAAGTAGAAAGGATAAAGCGCGATCTTGTAGATGCAAGGGCGGAATTCAGGTTGCGTTCGTTGTCCTCATTCCAGCCGTTGTAATAATCCGTGTGTCGCCCGATATAGGGCGGATCGCAATAGAGCATGTCTCCGGATTTTGCCATTTGGACGGTTTCCAGGAAATCTTGGCGGATAAATTCGTAGTCGCCCATAGACAGCGCATTTGCGATTGATTGAATTTGATTGCAGATTTTTGTGATATATGCTGGCGAAAAGCGGTTCGGCTTGTTGCAAAATGGGACGTTAAAGTTGCCTTTTCGATTGAATCGAATCATGCCATTGAAGCATGCCCGGTTCAGAAAAAGAAAATCGAGAGGGTTACCGCGGACATTGAAACGATTCCGAACATCGTAGAAATATTGTCCGTCCGTTCGTTTCAAGATAGCTCCTTCGTTGACCAGGAAAGAGCGGGCGATTCTAGAGGTGATTTCCCCCCGCTTGATTGCCTCGTAAAATCGAATGATATGCGGGTTACTGTCAGCGAGAATTACCCGTTTGGCTTGTAAATTGAAAGCGACCACGCCTGAACCCATGAAGGGCTCAATCCACCGCCCTTGAAAATTCGCGGGCATAATGGAGCGAATCCAAGGAACGAGTTTCGTCTTTATTCCCTGGCATTTGATGGGTGGGACAATTGTGATTGCACGAGTCATTTCAAGTTGTTCCTTGGGACAATTAGCGATGGGTTGCCCTTTCGATATTTCACAAAATCTTCCAGTGAAGCGATTTTCCCCTTCTTTGTGGTGATTCTACCATAATTCATCCAGTAGTCGTTAAACCAGTTTTCTCCCAGCCTGCGGAACATTCCATTCCCGTCCACAATGTCTTGAATTCTCTGGATGCTGCCGATGTTTGCCGTGTTTCCAGAGCCTCTCTTGTCACTTGCAATACGCCACTTTTCAGCAACAAAGAATTGGATATTTGAAATTACTGAGGTGATTGAGTGGAGATCGTCTATGGAGTATTGCCTGGTCTCTTCCAGGCTCGCTTCCTGGTTGCGGTCATAAATAATCCCGAGACAGAAGTGTCCGGAGTAAGAGCCATAGGGGAATCGAATGTTTTTTGTGCTATTTCGATCTCGGAAATACGTTCCGTGAGATCCAAGAGTAAAGCCGTTACACAGCCAGCGTTTGGAATCGAGCCGATAAGTGGTTTTGAAGTCCACGGCGAATTTGAATTCTTTCCTTTTCGCCTTCCTGGGAAGGATGAAAGAAATATCCGGATAGTGATTCTGGTGCTCCGGCAATACGACCTTGTAGCCACTCTTACCGGCAAACTCCATGATTTTTGGGAACAGGTGAATCTCAAGTATCTTGGAAATGATTTTTGTGTCCGAAGAAATCGTATAGACATTTCGGAATGCGTCAACGAAGCCCTTCACGGCCCACTGGTCGTTACCTGTGCTGATATGCCGAGAGAGCCCCTTGGAGAATTTCTGTAGCGCAGCCGCGAATTCCGTTTTTGCGCTCATTCCCTCATTCTGACACAAGCCGGTGCGACTTGGCCAGAAGCCCTTGTGGGTGATTTGAAGTCCGTGCGGGTGGAATGAGGGATACGGTGCGGTGGTTCTTTGCGGCGGGAGGCGCCTGGCGAATCGAAGCGGCGCGCTGACGGAGCGGTCACGGGAGACCCAATTGACTTTTCGGGGGACGGCAATGCGCTACTCGCGCAGCAGGGAGGCGAAGGGGCGGCGGCGGCGCCAGAAGCGCCAGGCGGCATAGCGGCCCAGCAGAAACTCCCGCTCGTCCGCGATAATGCGCAACGCGCCCAAGCGGCCGCCGCGCAGGGCCCGGGCCGCGGGCGACAGCCAGCCTTCCCACAGACGTTCCAGGCAGCGCCGCCAACCGTCTCCGTCGCCTTGCCGGCAATGCCGCAGGGCCTCGCCGGCGACCGCCAACAGCCGCCCGCCGGCCTGCGTCTCCGCCAGGGGCGCCGTTTCCGGGAACAAGGCATACGGCAGATCGTGCAGCCGGGCCAGCGCCGGAAGCAGCGCCTCCGCATCGGCCTCGGCGTCGCCATATACCCGCGTCCAGGGCGGCGACGGCGACGGCGGCGGCAGGACGCCCGCGCCCCAACACCACAGCGCGTTGATCGGCGGCTCGCCCCGCCGCTCGCGCTCCCGGTTCGCATCGCTGGCATGGAGCGCCATCTGCGCCTCGCTGGCAAGCCGCGCCCAGTCGTCGCGGTCGGGGCCCGCGGGCAAAAGCTCCCGGAGGTCGCGCCCCACCGCCATGCCGGGCGGAACGGTGAGCAGGCGCGGCAGGCTCGGCAGGCGCAGATACCAGCGCTGCGGGCGCGCGACCTCCAGCGCGGCGCCGGCGCGGGCGTAGATCTCGCGCGCCGCCGCCGCCAGCGCCTCCGCATCGGCACGCCCCAGGCGGCAGGACGCGGCATCCAACAGGGTCGCGCCGCTGCGAGTGACGGCCCAGTGCACGGGGTCGGCGCGCATCCACACCGCTGGCCCGCGCTCGTCGCGGGCCGGCTCCGGGGGCACTGCGGCCTCGGCAACATCGTGCAGGCGGGTCAGCGCGGCCACCGGCAACTCGCGCCCGGCGCCGGGATGCAGGCCGAATAATTCCAGCAGCCGCCCCTCCGGAGACTCCGGCGCCAGGCGCCGGACGGCGGCGCGGGCCAGCAGGCTCTCCAGGGCGGGGAAGCGAGGCGCCGCCGCCGGCAACAGGCGCGGCGGCCCGAACAGCCCGGGAACGACCAGCGCCAACTGGCCTGGCAGGCGGCGGGACGGCAGTACGCGGTGCACGGGGGCGCAGGACGGCCGCCGGGCGGCGCTCAGCCGCGCGCGTACCGGGCGATGATGCGGCGAATCTCTTCGGGGTCGGGCGCCGCCCGGACGATATCCCCCTCCACCTGGCGGAGCGCGATGTCCGGGTCCTTGAGGCCATGACCGGTCAGCGTGCAGACCACGGTGCTCCCGGCGGCGATGCGCCCCTGGCGGCAATCGTCAATCAGGCCGGCCAGCGCCGCCGCCGAGGCCGGTTCGCAGAAGACGCCTTCCGCCGCCAGCAGCCTTTGCGCGGCCAGCAGTTCCTCGTCCTGGCAACAGGCGAACCAGCCCTGCGACTCGCGGCACGCCTGCCAGGCCAGGTCCCAGGACTGCGGCTTGCCGATGCGAATCGCCGTCGCCACGGTCTCGGGCGCCGCCACCGGCTCGCCGCCCACGAAGGGCGCGGCGCCGGCGGCCTGGTAGCCGCACATCCGAGGACAGGCGGAGATGGCCCCGTCGTCGCGGTACTCCCGATATCCCATCCAATAAGCCGATATGTTGCCGGCGTTGCCCACCGGCAGGCAGTGGTAATCCGGGGCGCGGCCCAGCACGTCCACGACCTCGAAAGCGGCGCTTTTCTGGCCCTGCAGACGCCAGGGGTTGACCGAGTTGACGACGGCAAGCTCTCCCGAGCGGGCCAGCTCCCGCACTATCTGCATCCCGTCGTCGAAGTTGCCTTGGATCTGCACCACCACGGCGCCGTGCATCAGCGCCTGGGCCAGCTTGCCGCGCGCGATCTTCCCCTCCGGGATCAGGACGAAGGCGGCGAGGCCGGCGCGCGCCGCGTAGGCGGCCGCCGAGGCGGAGGTATTGCCGGTAGAGGCGCAAACCACCGCCCGCTGGCCGGCGGCGAGGGCATGCGTCACCGCCAGAGTCATGCCGCGATCTTTGAAGGAGCCAGTGGGATTCAGCCCTTCGCACTTCGCATACAGCTCCAGTTCCACGCCCAGTCGTTCCGCGGCGCCCTCCAGGCGCAACAGCGGCGTGTCGCCCTCGCCCAGGCTGATCACCCGGGCGCCGGCGGGCACGGACAGCCGCTCCCGGTAACGCCGGATCACGCCGCCGCCCGGCGCCAGCCGCGGGGCCTGCACCGAGACGCTCACGCCAGGGTCTCCAGACGAATGCGGGCGATGTCTCCGGAGACGGCGTCCAGGCGGCGAATCTTTGCCAGCGCCCGGTCCATGCGCCCCTCCAGAACTTGCTGGGTCAGCAGAATCACCGGCACGCGCGCAGCGGAAGATGCCGGCTCCTTCTGCAGCACCGCCTCGATGCTGATCTGGAACTCTCCCAGGATTCCGGCCACCTGCGACAACACGCCGGGCCGGTCTTCGGCCTGCAGGCGCAGATAATAGGCGGTGGTCGCGCGCTCCATGTCCAGGACGGGGATGTCCTCCAGGGGCTCGAAGGCGAGATAGGGCACCTGCCGCTCGGGAGCGCCGCCCATCATGCGGCTGATGTCCACCAAATCGGCCACCACCGCCGAGGCGGTGGGCGCGCCGCCCGCGCCGGGGCCGTAATAGGCATTGGCGCCCAGGGCGTCGCCGTGCAGAAACACGGCGTTCATGGCGCCGCATACCCCCGCCAGCAAATGACTCCGCGGGACCAGCGTCGGGTGCACGCGCAACTCGATCCCCTCGGGCGAGCGGCGGGCGATCCCCAAGTGCTTGACGCAGTAGCCCAACTCCCGGGCGTAGGCGATATCCTCCGCCGCGATCCCCTCGATGCCCTCGCGGTAAACCCGGTCGAAGCGCAACGGGATGCCAAAGGCGATGGCGGCCAGGATCGTCAATTTGTGGGCAGCGTCGGTGCCCTCGATGTCGAAGCGCGGGTCGGCCTCGGCGTAGCCCAGGCGCTGGGCCTCGGCCAATATGTCGGCAAAACCGCCCCTGCTTTCGCCCATGGCGCTCAGAATGTAATTCGTCGTGCCGTTGATGATCCCGGCAAGCGAGGCGATGCGGTTGCCCGCAAGCCCCTCGCGGATGGCCTTGACGATGGGAATGCCGCCCGCCACGGCGGCCTCGAAGGCGACGACGACGCCGCGGCGCCGGGCGGCGGCAAAGATTTCGTCCCCGTGCAGAGCGATCAGCGCCTTGTTGGCGGTGACCACATGCTTGCCGTGCTCCAGCGCCTCCAGGACCCATTGCCGCGCCGGCGACAAGCCGCCCATCAGCTCGACCACCACATCTATTTCCCGGGCGGCGACCACCGCTCGCGAGTCGGCGACCAGTTCGATCCCGTCCGTAGCCACTGGCCGCTTGCGCCCCGGATCGCGAACGCAGGCGCAAGCGAGGACGATCTCGCGCCCCGCCCGGCGTCGAATCTCCTCGCGGTTGCGCCGCAGGACCTCCGCCGTGGCGCCGCCCACGGTGCCCAGCCCGAGCAGCCCTACTCGCAGCGGCGCCAACAGTCCCCCCCGGGACGAGCCCGGGTCCCGCCGCCGCGCACCGGCTATCCCCTCCCCGCCAGAGGCACCGCCCGCGGGCCGGCGTCGGCGCGCAGCATCTCCCGAATGCCGCGCACGGCCTGGCGGGTGCGGTGCGCGTTCTCGATCAGGGAAAAGCGCACATATCCCTCGCCGTACTCTCCGAAGCCCACGCCGGGAGAGACCGCCACCCGGGCCTGCAACAGCATTTTCTTGGCGAACTCCAGGGAACCCAGCGCGCGGCAGGACTCGGGTATGCGGGCCCAAACGAACATGGTCGCCCGCGGCTTCGCCACCGGCCAACCGGCGGCGTTCATGCCGTCGCACAGCACGTCGCGGCGCTTGCGGTACATCTCGCGCACCTGTTCCACGCAGTCCTGCGGCCCCTGCAGGGCGGCCAGGGCGGCCACCTGCACGGGAGTGAACAGACCGTAATCCATATAAGACTTCAGCCGCGCCAGGGCATGCACCAACTTGCGGTTGCCCA is drawn from Gammaproteobacteria bacterium and contains these coding sequences:
- a CDS encoding Dam family site-specific DNA-(adenine-N6)-methyltransferase, coding for MTRAITIVPPIKCQGIKTKLVPWIRSIMPANFQGRWIEPFMGSGVVAFNLQAKRVILADSNPHIIRFYEAIKRGEITSRIARSFLVNEGAILKRTDGQYFYDVRNRFNVRGNPLDFLFLNRACFNGMIRFNRKGNFNVPFCNKPNRFSPAYITKICNQIQSIANALSMGDYEFIRQDFLETVQMAKSGDMLYCDPPYIGRHTDYYNGWNEDNERNLNSALASTRSRFILSTWHSNDFRKNENLSTIWARYPYLTREHFYHLGAKEKNRNPMLEALVTNYVATYKKPVTIEAEQMKLMEKRASFGLRL
- a CDS encoding homoserine dehydrogenase: MAPLRVGLLGLGTVGGATAEVLRRNREEIRRRAGREIVLACACVRDPGRKRPVATDGIELVADSRAVVAAREIDVVVELMGGLSPARQWVLEALEHGKHVVTANKALIALHGDEIFAAARRRGVVVAFEAAVAGGIPIVKAIREGLAGNRIASLAGIINGTTNYILSAMGESRGGFADILAEAQRLGYAEADPRFDIEGTDAAHKLTILAAIAFGIPLRFDRVYREGIEGIAAEDIAYARELGYCVKHLGIARRSPEGIELRVHPTLVPRSHLLAGVCGAMNAVFLHGDALGANAYYGPGAGGAPTASAVVADLVDISRMMGGAPERQVPYLAFEPLEDIPVLDMERATTAYYLRLQAEDRPGVLSQVAGILGEFQISIEAVLQKEPASSAARVPVILLTQQVLEGRMDRALAKIRRLDAVSGDIARIRLETLA
- the thrC gene encoding threonine synthase, with product MSVSVQAPRLAPGGGVIRRYRERLSVPAGARVISLGEGDTPLLRLEGAAERLGVELELYAKCEGLNPTGSFKDRGMTLAVTHALAAGQRAVVCASTGNTSASAAAYAARAGLAAFVLIPEGKIARGKLAQALMHGAVVVQIQGNFDDGMQIVRELARSGELAVVNSVNPWRLQGQKSAAFEVVDVLGRAPDYHCLPVGNAGNISAYWMGYREYRDDGAISACPRMCGYQAAGAAPFVGGEPVAAPETVATAIRIGKPQSWDLAWQACRESQGWFACCQDEELLAAQRLLAAEGVFCEPASAAALAGLIDDCRQGRIAAGSTVVCTLTGHGLKDPDIALRQVEGDIVRAAPDPEEIRRIIARYARG
- a CDS encoding DUF1538 domain-containing protein, translated to MARKIRFGALVRELTLHQRQLSYSALIPAIEHDAQGRELPYRPSQLRLRPIDMYRLLRPYIGTRFWEQARVVIQLAAYLILFQLLILQQSVTDSWVIVAGLLSVIVGLMLFMEGLKVGLMPFGETIGNVLPKKSRLPVVLTVAFLLGIGVTFAEPAIGALKAAGAIVQAERAPYLYALLNFHADTLVLMVGAGVGLAAVLGTLRFIRGWSLKPLIYLSVAPLLALTIYVAGDEELAKTMGLAWDCGAVTTGPVTVPLVLSLGIGIAAAAGKGSSSLSGFGIVTLASLFPIVAVYLLAITVAAGSSPQDIIEMARSAAPDGTAPHWYERTPYAETILGVRAIVPLVVFLLVVMLAVLRERVRQPGTIAYGIVLAVLGMVVFGVGLSYGLAKLGGQSGSLVPAAFTRIDAVSESPLYAFAFGIGIAILFSWLLGFGATLAEPALNALGHTVESLSNGAFRKAALMYAVSFGVGTGIALGVLKIVFSIPIHWLIVPGYGAALVLTALSTEEFVNIAWDSAGVTTGPVTVPLVLAMGLGLGNAVGAIEGFGILAMASIGPILSVLATGLWIRWSIRLRRRREYTQSEAMEATT
- a CDS encoding P-II family nitrogen regulator, producing MSTRNVTVLTDAALITCIVQRGAADAIVTAAQDAGAQGATVYFARGTGVRERLGVFGVTVEVEKEVIMIVVANDQVDRIFERMYAAGKLDTPGMGFIYVTPLEKAATYVPREIAERLARQPAGEGGE
- a CDS encoding restriction endonuclease; translation: MSAKTEFAAALQKFSKGLSRHISTGNDQWAVKGFVDAFRNVYTISSDTKIISKILEIHLFPKIMEFAGKSGYKVVLPEHQNHYPDISFILPRKAKRKEFKFAVDFKTTYRLDSKRWLCNGFTLGSHGTYFRDRNSTKNIRFPYGSYSGHFCLGIIYDRNQEASLEETRQYSIDDLHSITSVISNIQFFVAEKWRIASDKRGSGNTANIGSIQRIQDIVDGNGMFRRLGENWFNDYWMNYGRITTKKGKIASLEDFVKYRKGNPSLIVPRNNLK